Proteins encoded within one genomic window of Bremerella alba:
- a CDS encoding WD40 domain-containing protein produces MPAFRIWLAILIASPTIVMAEEAPPSAAKQVSYYRDVRPILQGNCQGCHQPAKRGGDYLMTDHASLLTGGESGSEAIVPGDPAASYLIELIKPVDGKAEMPKGKPPLAEADQKIILDWIIQGAQDDTPDSAKEKYDAQHPPSYVRPPVLTGVAFSPDGQLLAVSGYHEVLLQKADGSGIAGRLVGMSERIESLAFSPDGTRLAVAGGSPGRLGELQVWNVADHKLDYSVPVSYDNVYGVSWSPDGNLIAIGCGDNSVRGFDASSGQQVFFNGAHEDWALDTVFSKDGSHLVSVSRDMAVKLYEVKTQRFVDNVTSITPGALKGGINAVVRHPGEDQVLIGGADGVPKIYRLFREKARKIGDDFNKIKDFPEMPGRIYDVAFTSDATKAVACSSLDGTGHVHVFTVADGKKVLELEGLLHAVYSISISPDNKRIASVGFDGEVLMHDLETGKKLKQFPAVPITPLAATN; encoded by the coding sequence ATGCCTGCTTTTCGTATTTGGCTGGCCATTCTGATCGCATCTCCAACGATTGTCATGGCGGAAGAAGCTCCTCCTAGTGCTGCCAAACAGGTTAGTTACTACCGCGACGTGCGCCCCATCCTGCAAGGCAACTGCCAAGGATGTCACCAACCGGCGAAACGGGGAGGGGACTACTTGATGACCGATCACGCGTCGCTATTAACCGGTGGGGAATCAGGCTCGGAGGCTATCGTCCCCGGCGACCCAGCGGCGAGTTACCTGATTGAATTGATTAAGCCCGTCGATGGCAAAGCCGAGATGCCCAAAGGAAAGCCGCCCCTTGCCGAAGCAGACCAAAAAATCATCCTCGACTGGATCATTCAAGGAGCCCAGGACGACACGCCTGACTCGGCTAAAGAGAAGTACGATGCCCAACATCCGCCCAGCTACGTTCGCCCGCCGGTCCTGACCGGGGTGGCCTTCTCGCCGGATGGCCAGCTTCTAGCGGTTTCCGGCTATCACGAAGTGCTGCTGCAGAAGGCCGACGGTAGTGGTATCGCCGGTCGGTTGGTTGGCATGTCGGAACGAATCGAGTCGCTTGCATTTTCGCCAGATGGAACACGACTGGCCGTAGCCGGCGGCTCGCCCGGTCGCTTGGGCGAACTGCAAGTGTGGAACGTGGCCGATCATAAGCTGGATTACTCGGTCCCCGTTTCGTATGACAACGTCTACGGCGTGAGTTGGTCACCGGACGGTAATTTAATTGCGATCGGATGCGGAGACAATTCCGTCCGAGGTTTCGACGCAAGTAGCGGCCAACAAGTCTTCTTTAACGGCGCCCATGAAGACTGGGCTTTGGACACGGTCTTCTCGAAAGATGGAAGCCATCTCGTTTCGGTCAGTCGCGACATGGCCGTGAAACTCTACGAAGTTAAGACGCAACGTTTTGTCGACAATGTCACCAGTATCACACCTGGTGCTTTGAAGGGGGGGATCAACGCGGTAGTCCGTCATCCTGGTGAAGACCAGGTTCTCATCGGCGGAGCGGACGGGGTTCCCAAAATCTATCGGCTATTCCGAGAAAAAGCCCGCAAGATCGGTGATGACTTCAATAAGATCAAAGATTTCCCCGAAATGCCCGGTCGGATCTACGACGTGGCATTCACTTCCGACGCAACCAAAGCGGTCGCTTGCAGCAGTCTTGACGGGACGGGGCACGTTCACGTGTTTACCGTTGCCGACGGCAAGAAGGTGCTAGAACTGGAAGGCCTGTTGCATGCCGTTTATTCGATCAGCATCTCTCCCGATAACAAACGAATTGCTTCGGTTGGATTTGATGGAGAAGTGCTTATGCACGATCTGGAAACAGGTAAGAAGTTGAAGCAATTCCCGGCGGTTCCCATCACCCCTCTAGCTGCCACGAACTAA
- a CDS encoding DUF1549 and DUF1553 domain-containing protein: protein MNLKPFLAFLILFSISAASLAEDANNKIPSGKTIQRITVFPEQVSLEGPFAYAQILITAELESGEQIDLTRSAKRTDQWDAVSITSRGLVTPNQDAVGEMVFLVAGQELTVPVKVQGSHATYEADFIRDVTPAMSKMGCNQGTCHGAKDGKNGFKLSLRGYDPTYDHRALVDDIAGRRFNRAVPDQSLMLLKTSGVVPHVGGQLTKPGDRRYEILKNWIAGGVKLNLDSPKVEKIAIYPSNPTVPLPGMSQQFAIYATLTNGQVMDVTADAFIESGDIEIAAADQHGVLKLLRRGEAPVLARYDGAYDATTVTVMGDRSGFEWVDQPQHNYIDKLVDEKLQRVNVQSSGLCTDDQFVRRIYLDLTGLPPTADQVRAFLEDKRSSQDKRNDLIDQLIGSGPYVEYWTNKWCDLLQVNQKFLGDPGVHALRNWIKDSVASNKPYNQMVYEILTASGSTIDHPASAYYKILRTPEDTMENTTQLFLAVRFNCNKCHDHPFERWTQNQYYNLSAFFAQIGRKEDKRFAGQRIGGSAVEGATPLVEVIYDTGSGEVKHQLTGKVTPPEFPYQGELVEDDGTRREELAEWLTDPSNQYFASSYVNRMWGYLLGRGIIEPIDDIRAGNPPTNPMLLDALTRSFIDSGFDTRHIVREICKSRTYQQAIATNKWNEDDTINFSHAMPRRLPAEVLFDSIHQATGSNYNLPQLPSGFRAAQLPGTDANIPFLDDFGKPARESSCECERATGVMLGPVMKLVNGPVISNAIADKNNALATLSTEVTDDRALIDEIFLRFLGRYASDKEVQLGVQLMNEPTPDLKVAQKALDQHRQQLMAKMPQWEASLGRIAQWTPLTVIESTSKAGVNFEKQADLSILATGPLAKDEYEVVYQIAAGPLTGLRLETLPDDSLPSKGPGRSQNGNFVLNELKAQLRLADGSEGPVVAFHRAEATFSQTGWDVRGAVDGNLGSGWAVSPRSGEKHTALFEVDAEVTIPEGSQLVVTMNQQYQDSTHLLGRFRLSATASERPVRLENNLPADIRQILAKPVDQRSEEETQKLVSMYLSDDALLKDLETKLIQAKSLDENRRLSGLQDLAWALINSPAFLFNR, encoded by the coding sequence ATGAATCTTAAACCTTTCCTTGCCTTTCTCATTTTGTTCAGCATTTCGGCCGCGAGTCTGGCGGAAGATGCGAACAACAAGATCCCCTCAGGCAAGACCATCCAACGAATTACCGTTTTCCCAGAGCAGGTCTCGCTCGAAGGGCCATTTGCCTACGCGCAGATCCTGATTACTGCGGAACTCGAATCGGGCGAGCAGATCGACCTGACGCGCAGTGCCAAGCGAACGGACCAGTGGGACGCCGTAAGTATCACGTCTCGTGGTCTTGTCACGCCGAACCAAGACGCTGTCGGAGAAATGGTCTTTCTGGTCGCAGGGCAAGAACTGACGGTGCCTGTTAAGGTGCAAGGGTCGCATGCGACTTACGAGGCCGATTTCATCCGCGACGTCACGCCAGCGATGAGCAAGATGGGTTGCAATCAGGGAACTTGTCACGGCGCAAAAGATGGCAAGAACGGCTTCAAACTGTCGCTACGTGGCTACGACCCCACCTACGACCATCGAGCGTTAGTCGATGACATCGCCGGCCGCCGTTTCAACCGTGCCGTTCCCGACCAAAGCCTAATGCTGCTAAAGACCTCAGGCGTCGTTCCTCATGTAGGTGGCCAATTGACCAAGCCTGGCGACCGACGATACGAGATCCTCAAGAACTGGATTGCCGGAGGAGTCAAGCTGAATCTTGACTCTCCCAAGGTCGAGAAGATTGCCATTTACCCCAGTAACCCCACCGTGCCGCTGCCAGGCATGTCGCAGCAATTTGCTATCTATGCCACGCTGACCAACGGCCAGGTGATGGATGTTACGGCGGACGCATTTATTGAAAGTGGAGATATCGAAATCGCTGCGGCCGACCAACATGGCGTGTTGAAACTTCTACGCCGCGGTGAAGCACCGGTGCTGGCTCGCTACGATGGTGCGTACGATGCCACCACGGTAACCGTGATGGGCGATCGCTCAGGCTTTGAATGGGTCGACCAACCGCAGCACAATTACATCGATAAACTGGTCGATGAAAAGCTGCAACGTGTGAATGTGCAATCTTCTGGCTTGTGCACCGACGACCAGTTTGTTCGCCGAATTTATCTCGACCTCACAGGGCTACCACCCACGGCCGATCAAGTGCGGGCATTCCTGGAAGACAAACGCTCTTCGCAGGACAAACGAAATGACCTAATCGATCAACTTATCGGCAGTGGGCCGTACGTCGAATATTGGACCAACAAATGGTGCGACCTGCTTCAAGTCAACCAGAAGTTCCTCGGCGATCCTGGCGTGCATGCTCTGAGAAACTGGATCAAAGACTCGGTCGCATCTAACAAGCCTTACAACCAGATGGTGTATGAGATCTTGACCGCTTCGGGTTCGACGATCGATCACCCGGCCAGCGCGTACTATAAGATCCTTCGGACTCCTGAAGACACAATGGAGAATACCACCCAGTTGTTCCTGGCAGTGCGTTTCAATTGCAACAAGTGCCACGATCACCCGTTCGAGCGTTGGACGCAAAACCAGTATTACAATCTTTCTGCGTTTTTCGCACAGATCGGGCGTAAAGAAGACAAGCGTTTCGCCGGTCAGCGGATTGGCGGTTCTGCCGTCGAAGGCGCAACACCTCTGGTCGAGGTGATCTACGATACCGGAAGCGGCGAAGTGAAGCATCAATTGACCGGCAAGGTGACTCCGCCGGAATTCCCTTACCAGGGCGAACTTGTCGAAGATGACGGAACACGTCGCGAAGAATTGGCAGAGTGGCTAACCGACCCTTCGAATCAATACTTCGCTTCTAGCTACGTCAATCGCATGTGGGGCTACTTGCTGGGACGTGGAATCATCGAGCCAATCGACGACATTCGAGCCGGTAACCCACCCACCAACCCCATGCTGCTCGACGCGTTGACCCGCAGTTTCATCGATAGCGGCTTCGACACGCGACATATCGTCCGCGAAATCTGCAAGTCTCGAACCTATCAGCAAGCGATTGCCACCAACAAGTGGAACGAGGACGATACGATTAACTTCTCGCACGCCATGCCGCGTCGCTTGCCGGCGGAAGTACTATTCGATTCAATCCATCAAGCGACCGGCAGCAACTACAACTTACCGCAACTTCCCAGTGGATTTCGAGCGGCTCAATTACCGGGCACCGACGCCAACATTCCTTTTCTAGATGACTTCGGCAAGCCGGCTCGCGAGAGTTCGTGCGAATGCGAACGAGCCACCGGCGTGATGCTAGGGCCAGTGATGAAACTGGTCAACGGCCCGGTAATCAGCAACGCTATCGCCGACAAGAATAACGCGTTGGCAACGCTTTCGACAGAAGTCACCGATGATCGCGCATTAATCGATGAGATATTCTTGCGGTTTCTCGGTCGATATGCCAGCGACAAAGAAGTCCAGCTAGGCGTGCAGTTGATGAACGAGCCTACGCCAGACCTGAAAGTTGCCCAGAAGGCCTTGGACCAACATCGCCAGCAATTGATGGCCAAAATGCCTCAGTGGGAAGCCTCGCTCGGACGCATTGCCCAATGGACACCCCTGACGGTGATCGAAAGCACCTCTAAGGCCGGCGTAAACTTCGAGAAGCAGGCAGACCTGTCGATCTTGGCAACCGGTCCACTCGCCAAGGATGAGTACGAAGTGGTCTACCAGATCGCTGCCGGCCCACTGACCGGATTGCGTCTAGAAACGCTACCAGACGATTCCCTGCCGTCTAAGGGACCGGGACGATCTCAGAATGGTAATTTCGTCTTAAATGAACTAAAAGCTCAACTGCGGCTTGCCGATGGGAGCGAAGGTCCTGTAGTCGCGTTCCATCGCGCCGAAGCAACTTTTTCGCAGACCGGGTGGGACGTTCGTGGGGCAGTCGACGGCAACTTGGGAAGCGGCTGGGCGGTCAGTCCACGTTCCGGTGAAAAGCATACGGCGTTGTTTGAAGTCGACGCAGAGGTAACGATCCCAGAAGGTTCTCAATTGGTCGTGACGATGAACCAGCAGTACCAGGACAGCACCCATCTCTTAGGGCGTTTTCGCCTATCGGCCACAGCCAGCGAGCGGCCTGTACGACTAGAAAACAACCTGCCGGCCGACATCCGCCAGATTCTTGCCAAGCCGGTCGACCAGCGGAGCGAGGAAGAAACTCAGAAGCTGGTCTCCATGTATCTCTCTGACGATGCTTTACTCAAGGACCTCGAAACCAAGCTAATTCAGGCCAAGTCGCTCGACGAAAATCGACGACTTTCTGGGCTGCAAGATCTGGCTTGGGCTTTGATCAATAGCCCAGCGTTTCTGTTCAATCGTTAA
- a CDS encoding ABC transporter ATP-binding protein, giving the protein MLKTHDLTKQYGSFLALDHANIEIAQGECCGVLGPNGAGKSTLFRILMGFLRPTHGRAEIGGKDCQQSKKAVHSLVSYLPGDVRLFGEMKGKHVLDFFADIHPRGSRERSYATAKRLDLDTSRRVGYMSTGMRQKLGLSIALATDAPVLIMDEPTTSLDPNVRGEVIRMIGQAHKSGRTVAICSHVLSEIEDICDRAIIMRQGKIVHDQCLQDLARRHSVEFQLMQPLPQVPENIRERVLSARQQGHAVRLETEGELRDVMAWVTQLPSTELKVTRMGLREVYDRFHTPASEDAA; this is encoded by the coding sequence ATGCTGAAGACACACGATTTAACAAAACAATACGGCAGCTTTCTGGCTCTCGATCATGCCAACATCGAGATCGCCCAAGGGGAATGCTGCGGCGTATTGGGCCCCAATGGAGCAGGTAAATCGACCCTCTTCCGAATATTGATGGGTTTTCTTCGTCCGACTCATGGCCGTGCAGAAATTGGTGGAAAGGATTGCCAGCAATCTAAAAAGGCGGTCCATAGCTTGGTTTCCTACTTACCTGGCGATGTCCGGTTGTTCGGCGAAATGAAAGGAAAGCACGTCCTCGATTTCTTCGCCGACATCCATCCACGCGGCAGCCGAGAGCGATCGTATGCTACGGCTAAGCGATTAGACTTGGATACATCGCGTCGTGTCGGCTACATGAGTACCGGGATGCGGCAAAAACTGGGACTCTCGATTGCCTTAGCCACGGACGCACCGGTACTAATCATGGATGAACCAACGACCAGTCTCGATCCCAATGTCCGTGGCGAAGTAATCCGCATGATCGGACAGGCTCACAAGTCGGGCCGAACCGTCGCTATTTGCTCACACGTGCTCTCAGAGATCGAAGACATCTGCGATCGAGCGATCATCATGCGGCAGGGAAAGATCGTTCACGATCAATGCTTGCAAGACTTGGCCAGAAGGCATTCGGTCGAATTTCAATTAATGCAGCCGCTGCCACAAGTACCGGAGAATATTCGCGAACGCGTTCTCTCTGCCCGACAGCAAGGACATGCCGTTCGCCTGGAAACCGAGGGCGAACTTCGCGACGTGATGGCCTGGGTCACGCAGTTGCCATCCACGGAATTGAAGGTTACGCGAATGGGACTTCGCGAGGTGTACGACCGATTCCACACCCCGGCAAGCGAGGACGCGGCATGA
- a CDS encoding ABC transporter permease subunit has product MNLALLRQVWRESRLLMLGCSVALFAFCWVRVWIVGRIDMSRFQGILEILKPEFENFSAVDFEQALTYPGRVAFTFTEPMVILLIVVWSIARGSDTVSGPLGKGTMEMMLSQPVSRFQYLMSKNLMTLLGTMVIAASGYAGLACGIETTTVKRENQPIKMQIPLIKIEVEVPFTRDANAPKRVPLADFVDKGDLFPSALNLFGLGIFFGGFTTLMSSWDQYRWRTIAIAAAFLIIQLMLRVLSLSLEDMPWLRYTTIFSLYEPEVLVSYAVNTKDGAWSFLFQTSQEEWKLGGLAYLTSLGGGGLAGFAGATWIFCRRDLPAPV; this is encoded by the coding sequence ATGAATCTGGCCTTGTTACGGCAAGTTTGGCGTGAGTCACGTTTGCTGATGCTTGGGTGCTCGGTCGCATTATTCGCGTTCTGCTGGGTTCGCGTGTGGATCGTCGGACGGATCGACATGAGTCGCTTTCAAGGCATTTTGGAAATCCTGAAGCCAGAGTTTGAAAACTTCTCGGCTGTCGACTTCGAGCAAGCGTTGACCTATCCCGGCCGGGTAGCGTTTACGTTTACCGAGCCAATGGTCATTCTGCTGATTGTCGTGTGGAGCATTGCTCGGGGAAGCGATACGGTGAGTGGTCCGCTGGGCAAAGGGACCATGGAAATGATGCTGTCCCAGCCGGTCAGCCGTTTTCAGTACTTGATGAGCAAAAATTTGATGACGTTGCTGGGTACCATGGTGATCGCTGCCAGCGGCTATGCAGGGCTGGCCTGTGGCATCGAGACAACAACCGTCAAACGAGAGAATCAGCCGATCAAGATGCAGATCCCGCTGATTAAGATTGAAGTCGAAGTGCCGTTCACCCGAGACGCGAATGCACCCAAACGCGTTCCGCTTGCCGACTTTGTGGACAAGGGTGATTTGTTCCCTTCGGCCTTGAATCTTTTCGGCCTGGGTATCTTCTTCGGAGGCTTCACGACGCTGATGTCATCGTGGGATCAGTACCGCTGGCGAACGATTGCCATTGCGGCCGCGTTCCTGATTATCCAGCTAATGCTGCGCGTTTTGTCCCTATCTCTAGAAGACATGCCCTGGCTTCGTTACACCACTATTTTCTCGCTATACGAACCAGAAGTTCTCGTCAGCTATGCGGTCAACACGAAAGACGGTGCCTGGAGTTTCTTATTTCAGACGTCGCAAGAAGAGTGGAAATTGGGCGGGTTGGCCTACCTAACCTCTCTCGGTGGGGGCGGATTGGCTGGGTTTGCTGGTGCGACATGGATCTTTTGTCGCCGCGATTTACCCGCCCCAGTGTAA
- a CDS encoding FHA domain-containing protein, whose amino-acid sequence MAYITLRIIDGADRGAVYERLETPVSIGREEGNTLQLKDDRVSRFHLKIQEDHNKIVLTDLESTNGTRVNGEDIHLRILRHGDMIQVGRSVIIYGSESQIAVRLAALRKQQEEKEGNQSDDDRTNGPNDHEGESSLEFELNWNAQQDDLQAAIYSLQPPELPERLSPAQAAQLAELMDYVHIRIRHLLVSVEVNERTENVVLEMREWQNLLDLQSRLAMLLRSIGEPE is encoded by the coding sequence ATGGCCTACATCACGTTGCGGATCATCGACGGTGCCGACCGGGGGGCGGTTTATGAGAGGCTCGAGACCCCTGTGTCCATCGGTCGCGAAGAAGGGAACACCCTTCAGCTCAAGGATGATCGTGTTAGCCGCTTCCATTTGAAAATTCAGGAAGATCACAACAAAATCGTCTTAACCGATCTGGAAAGCACCAACGGTACCCGTGTTAACGGCGAGGATATTCATCTCCGCATCCTCCGTCACGGCGACATGATCCAAGTCGGACGTTCGGTAATTATCTACGGCTCGGAATCGCAAATTGCCGTTCGCTTAGCCGCGCTGCGAAAACAACAGGAAGAAAAGGAAGGGAACCAGTCCGACGACGACCGCACCAACGGCCCAAACGATCACGAAGGAGAATCATCGCTCGAGTTCGAGTTGAACTGGAACGCTCAGCAAGACGATCTCCAGGCAGCCATCTATTCACTTCAACCACCGGAGCTGCCGGAACGCCTAAGCCCAGCTCAAGCCGCACAGCTTGCCGAGCTAATGGACTATGTGCACATCCGTATCCGGCATCTGCTAGTAAGCGTGGAAGTCAACGAACGAACAGAAAACGTCGTGCTGGAAATGCGCGAGTGGCAGAACCTGCTGGATCTACAATCGCGACTGGCCATGCTGCTTCGTAGTATCGGTGAACCGGAATAG